A genomic region of Candidatus Pseudomonas phytovorans contains the following coding sequences:
- the mfd gene encoding transcription-repair coupling factor has product MSVLRLPKLSATAGKQTWGNLPGAALSLAIAEAASNAGRFTLLLTADSQAADRLEQELRFFAPDLPVLPFPDWETLPYDLFSPHQDIISQRIASLYRLPELSHGILVVPVTTALHRLAPTRFLLGSSLVLDVGQTIDVEQMRTRLEASGYRCVDTVYEHGEFAVRGALIDLFPMGSKLPYRIDLFDDEIETLRTFDPETQRSIDKVDSVRLLPAREFPMQKEEVTRFKARFRERFDVDFRRSAIFQDLASGIIPAGIEYYLPLFFEETATLFDYLPADTQVFSLPGVEQAAEHFWNDVRGRYEDRRGDLSRPLLPPAELFMPVEDCFARLKQWPRVVVSSEDLEPGAGRERFPARALPNLAIEAKANQPLAELANFLDQFPGRVLFTAESAGRREVLLELLERLKLRPHTVDGWADFITGSERLAITIAPLDDGLVLDDAGLALVAESPLFGQRVMQRRRRDKRGETANDAVIKNLTELREGAPVVHIDHGVGRYLGLATLEIDGQAAEFLTLEYAENAKLYVPVANLHLIARYTGSDDALAPLHRLGSEAWQKAKRKAAEQVRDVAAELLDIYARRAARKGYAFADPSADYATFSAGFPFEETPDQQAAIEAVRADMLAPKPMDRLVCGDVGFGKTEVAMRAAFIAVHSGRQVAVLVPTTLLAQQHYNSFRDRFADWPVTVEVMSRFKSAKEIAAAAADLAEGKIDILIGTHKLLQDDVRFKDLGLAIIDEEHRFGVRQKEQLKALRSEVDILTLTATPIPRTLNMAVAGMRDLSIIATPPARRLSVRTFVMEQNNSTVKEALLRELLRGGQVYYLHNDVKTIEKCAADLAELVPEARIGIGHGQMRERELEQVMSDFYHKRFNVLVASTIIETGIDVPSANTIVIERADKFGLAQLHQLRGRVGRSHHQAYAYLLTPTRQKVSADAEKRLEAIANTQDLGAGFVLATNDLEIRGAGELLGEGQSGQIQAVGFTLYMEMLERAVKAIRKGTQPNLEQPLGGGPEINLRLPALIPEGYLPDVHARLILYKRIASAADEEGLKDLQVEMIDRFGLLPEPTKNLMRLTSLKLHAEKLGIKKVDAGPNGGKLEFEAETPVDPLTLIKLIQGQPKRYKFEGATQFRFLVPMERPDERFNTLEALFERLTPQPA; this is encoded by the coding sequence GTGTCAGTTCTGCGCCTACCGAAACTGTCGGCCACGGCCGGCAAACAAACCTGGGGTAACCTGCCCGGTGCCGCCCTCAGCCTTGCCATCGCCGAGGCTGCCAGCAACGCTGGCCGCTTCACCCTGCTGCTGACAGCCGACAGCCAGGCCGCCGACCGTCTGGAGCAGGAGCTGCGCTTCTTCGCCCCGGACCTGCCGGTGCTGCCGTTCCCCGACTGGGAAACCCTGCCCTACGACCTGTTCTCGCCCCACCAGGACATCATTTCCCAGCGGATCGCCAGCCTGTACCGCCTGCCGGAGCTGAGCCACGGCATCCTCGTGGTACCGGTCACCACCGCCCTGCACCGCCTGGCCCCCACGCGCTTCCTGCTGGGCAGCAGCCTGGTGCTGGACGTGGGCCAGACCATCGACGTGGAGCAAATGCGCACGCGCCTGGAGGCCAGCGGCTACCGCTGCGTCGACACCGTCTACGAGCATGGCGAGTTCGCCGTGCGCGGCGCACTGATCGACCTGTTCCCGATGGGCAGCAAACTGCCCTACCGCATCGACCTGTTCGATGACGAGATCGAGACACTGCGCACCTTCGACCCCGAGACCCAGCGCTCGATCGACAAGGTGGACTCGGTGCGCCTGCTGCCGGCACGCGAGTTCCCCATGCAAAAAGAGGAAGTCACTCGCTTCAAGGCACGCTTCCGCGAACGCTTCGACGTTGATTTTCGCCGCAGCGCGATCTTCCAGGACCTGGCCAGCGGTATCATCCCTGCTGGCATCGAGTACTACCTGCCGTTGTTCTTCGAAGAAACCGCCACCCTGTTCGACTACCTGCCAGCCGACACCCAGGTGTTTTCGCTGCCCGGTGTGGAGCAGGCCGCCGAACACTTCTGGAACGACGTGCGCGGGCGCTATGAAGATCGCCGCGGCGACCTCAGCCGCCCCCTGCTGCCACCCGCCGAGCTGTTCATGCCGGTGGAAGACTGCTTCGCCCGGCTCAAACAATGGCCGCGGGTGGTGGTCAGCAGCGAGGACCTGGAGCCGGGCGCAGGCCGCGAGCGCTTCCCGGCGCGCGCCCTGCCCAACCTGGCCATCGAGGCCAAGGCCAACCAGCCACTGGCCGAACTGGCCAACTTCCTCGACCAGTTCCCCGGCCGCGTGCTGTTCACTGCCGAATCGGCGGGCCGCCGCGAAGTGCTGCTGGAGCTGCTCGAAAGGCTGAAACTGCGGCCGCACACCGTCGACGGCTGGGCCGACTTCATTACCGGTAGCGAGCGCCTGGCAATCACCATCGCGCCGCTGGATGACGGCTTGGTGCTGGACGACGCGGGCCTGGCCCTGGTCGCGGAAAGCCCGCTGTTCGGCCAGCGCGTGATGCAGCGCCGCCGCCGCGACAAACGCGGCGAAACCGCCAACGACGCGGTCATCAAAAACCTGACCGAGCTGCGCGAAGGCGCACCCGTGGTGCACATCGACCATGGCGTCGGCCGCTACCTGGGCCTGGCCACCCTGGAAATCGACGGCCAGGCGGCGGAATTTCTTACCCTGGAATACGCCGAGAACGCCAAGCTGTATGTGCCGGTGGCCAACCTGCACCTGATCGCCCGCTACACCGGCAGCGACGATGCCCTGGCACCGCTGCACCGGCTGGGCTCGGAAGCCTGGCAAAAGGCCAAGCGCAAGGCTGCCGAACAGGTGCGCGACGTGGCCGCCGAGCTGCTCGACATCTACGCCCGCCGCGCCGCACGCAAGGGCTATGCGTTTGCCGACCCATCCGCCGACTACGCCACCTTCAGCGCCGGTTTCCCGTTCGAAGAAACACCAGACCAGCAAGCCGCCATCGAAGCGGTGCGCGCCGACATGCTGGCGCCCAAGCCAATGGACCGCCTGGTGTGCGGCGACGTCGGCTTCGGCAAGACCGAAGTGGCCATGCGTGCCGCGTTCATTGCCGTGCACAGCGGCCGCCAGGTGGCTGTACTGGTACCGACCACCCTGCTCGCCCAGCAACACTACAACAGCTTCCGCGACCGCTTTGCCGACTGGCCGGTGACCGTGGAGGTGATGAGCCGCTTCAAGTCGGCCAAGGAAATCGCCGCCGCCGCCGCCGACCTGGCCGAAGGCAAGATCGACATCCTTATTGGTACCCACAAGCTGCTGCAGGACGATGTGCGCTTCAAGGACCTGGGCCTGGCCATCATCGACGAAGAGCACCGCTTTGGCGTGCGTCAGAAAGAGCAGTTGAAGGCACTGCGCAGCGAGGTGGACATCCTCACCCTGACCGCCACGCCGATCCCGCGCACCCTTAACATGGCAGTAGCCGGCATGCGCGACCTGTCGATCATCGCCACGCCGCCCGCACGCCGCCTTTCGGTGCGCACCTTTGTCATGGAGCAGAACAACAGCACGGTCAAAGAAGCGCTGTTGCGTGAGTTGCTGCGCGGTGGCCAGGTGTACTACCTGCACAACGATGTGAAAACCATCGAAAAATGCGCCGCAGACCTTGCCGAACTGGTGCCTGAGGCACGCATCGGCATCGGCCATGGGCAAATGCGCGAGCGCGAGCTGGAACAGGTAATGAGCGACTTTTACCACAAGCGCTTCAACGTGCTGGTGGCATCGACCATCATCGAAACCGGCATCGACGTGCCCAGCGCCAACACCATCGTGATCGAGCGGGCCGACAAGTTTGGCCTGGCCCAGTTGCACCAGCTGCGTGGCCGTGTCGGCCGTAGCCACCACCAGGCCTATGCCTACCTGCTGACGCCAACCCGGCAAAAAGTCAGCGCCGACGCCGAAAAACGCCTGGAGGCCATCGCCAACACCCAGGACCTCGGTGCAGGCTTTGTGCTGGCCACCAACGACCTGGAAATCCGCGGCGCCGGCGAGCTGCTGGGCGAAGGCCAGAGCGGGCAGATCCAGGCCGTTGGCTTTACCCTGTATATGGAAATGCTCGAACGCGCAGTCAAGGCGATTCGCAAGGGTACCCAGCCCAACCTCGAACAGCCTCTGGGCGGTGGCCCGGAGATAAACCTGCGCCTGCCGGCGCTGATCCCCGAGGGTTATCTGCCCGACGTGCATGCGCGGCTGATCCTGTACAAGCGAATTGCCTCGGCCGCCGACGAAGAAGGCCTCAAGGACCTGCAAGTGGAAATGATCGACCGTTTCGGCCTGCTGCCAGAGCCGACCAAAAACCTGATGCGCCTGACCTCGCTCAAGCTGCACGCGGAAAAGCTCGGCATCAAGAAAGTCGATGCCGGCCCCAATGGCGGCAAGCTGGAGTTCGAGGCCGAAACCCCGGTCGACCCGCTGACCCTGATCAAGCTGATCCAGGGCCAGCCCAAACGCTACAAGTTCGAAGGCGCCACCCAGTTCCGCTTCCTGGTCCCGATGGAACGCCCCGACGAACGCTTCAATACCCTGGAGGCGCTGTTCGAGCGCCTGACACCACAGCCTGCCTAA
- a CDS encoding CsiV family protein yields MRAIRCLTLLLALFAPAAFAEGLYQVEMLLVRQNSVPAFTSPFAPEDWSAGAPRLAKDAERRLALEDEATRLEATADYTVLMHKAWQQQVGSEPSRIALGEGAEQFGHFPIEGNLSIAEGRFIAVEANFWVNQLDGNGNVLQSEQFKQSNSNVKGGQLTFLDGGHLAVLLKVTAPGAPKMPVMDPEMMEQ; encoded by the coding sequence ATGCGTGCCATCCGTTGCCTGACCCTGCTGCTGGCGCTGTTCGCGCCAGCCGCCTTCGCCGAAGGCCTGTATCAGGTAGAAATGCTCCTGGTGCGGCAGAACAGCGTGCCTGCCTTTACCAGCCCGTTCGCCCCCGAAGACTGGAGCGCCGGTGCCCCGCGCCTGGCAAAAGACGCCGAGCGCCGCCTGGCGCTGGAAGACGAAGCCACCCGCCTGGAAGCCACCGCCGACTACACCGTGCTGATGCACAAGGCCTGGCAGCAGCAGGTGGGCAGCGAGCCCAGCCGCATCGCCCTGGGCGAAGGCGCCGAACAGTTCGGCCACTTCCCCATCGAAGGCAACCTGAGCATCGCTGAAGGGCGCTTCATCGCGGTCGAGGCCAACTTCTGGGTCAACCAGCTGGACGGCAACGGCAACGTACTGCAAAGCGAACAGTTCAAGCAGAGCAACAGCAACGTCAAGGGCGGCCAACTGACCTTCCTCGACGGCGGCCACCTGGCCGTGCTGCTGAAGGTGACCGCGCCGGGTGCACCGAAAATGCCGGTGATGGACCCGGAAATGATGGAGCAGTGA
- a CDS encoding DEAD/DEAH box helicase produces the protein MSEIDAQQLLRAYPGWVDFIEAGTMTRGRNYAAQERARILSQHGATIEAICTGSAGETYQQNIRLVVNHGDLRVFGRCTCPVALNCKHCVAALLQLQAALDATAAHEHSALSLPPDLNLWVEALESPARPATPKGPARKGPAIYYRVHVDNGLWRLEPLKGTRQADDTLKTGRITSMPEMLYYTPRYVTEDDARLLRLIDARSETISPTAQLEGKQGGELYSYALATGRLLFEDDMAPLSPGPELQAEFRWVRLDNGSYRGAWYHNGHEQLQAVPIEPMHYVDRQQRLTGTLRHDLDPFIASQLARAPIVPEHLVIPLSHRLNALNRHVPTPTAVSTEHIEDIPPRGRLTLGSLEFSAYMPKTGRMQRQMQHRAALAFDYDDLRASGNDEKPLTRLVGNTSQRIRRQPQAEQALRKVVRELGFKAATRQSKALPDSAGEMFQLPDDEAWLRFAREGLPRLRAAGWDIDIHRDFAFNLQEVDDWYATIDEAPGHEWFDLELGIVVEGQRHSLLPIVLQLLRSSPELLRPSELARRSDDEHLLIDLNRGRLDAPALRVALPYGRVKSVMATLGELYLHEHAAGPAVRLERADAARLNEIEGLPLLWEGGQHVRDLGRRLRDARDLHVEPPAGLQASLRPYQQQGLNWLQALREMGTGGILGDDMGLGKTLQALAHLLLEKQSGRMNAPALAVMPTSLIPNWLDEAQRFAPDLRVLALHGPGRSKHFAKLQEYDLVLTTYALMPRDLEHLRAQPWHVLVLDEAQNIKSSTSKAALAVCELQAAQRVCLTGTPMENNLGELWSIFHFLMPGWLGDLKRFNQDYRTPIERHGDSERMAHLASRIRPFLLRRTKEQVATELPAKTEMVHWVELSDAQRDTYEAVRVAMDQKVRDEIARNGAARSQIVILDALLKLRQVCCDLRLVKGVESKGNQADKGKLGALLEMLEELLSEGRRVLLFSQFTSMLALIEQELEKRKIRYSLLTGDTRDRRTPVQQFQKGDSEVFLISLKAGGVGLNLTAADTVIHYDPWWNPASENQATDRAYRIGQDKPVFVFKLITRGTVEEKIQLLQQDKAALAASLLDGGQAGQWRMGDEEIEALFAPLPGKRGR, from the coding sequence GTGAGCGAGATCGATGCGCAGCAGTTGCTGAGGGCCTATCCCGGCTGGGTCGACTTCATCGAAGCCGGCACAATGACGCGAGGCCGCAACTATGCTGCGCAAGAGAGGGCACGCATCCTGTCGCAGCATGGCGCAACGATCGAAGCCATCTGCACGGGCTCGGCAGGCGAGACCTACCAGCAAAACATCCGGCTGGTCGTTAACCACGGGGACCTGCGCGTGTTTGGGCGCTGTACCTGCCCGGTTGCACTCAACTGCAAGCATTGCGTTGCGGCGCTGCTGCAATTGCAGGCCGCCCTCGACGCCACAGCTGCGCATGAGCACTCCGCCCTGTCGCTGCCACCGGACCTCAACCTGTGGGTTGAGGCCCTTGAGTCCCCCGCCCGACCCGCTACGCCTAAAGGGCCCGCGCGCAAAGGTCCGGCAATCTATTACCGTGTTCATGTGGATAACGGGCTCTGGCGACTCGAGCCGCTCAAAGGTACCCGTCAGGCCGACGACACGCTGAAGACCGGCCGCATCACATCAATGCCCGAGATGCTCTACTACACCCCTCGCTACGTCACAGAAGACGATGCCCGGCTTTTGCGCCTGATCGATGCCCGCAGCGAAACGATTTCGCCAACGGCGCAACTGGAAGGCAAGCAGGGCGGGGAGCTCTACAGCTATGCCCTGGCCACTGGCCGCCTGTTATTTGAAGACGACATGGCACCACTTTCCCCAGGCCCGGAGCTACAAGCCGAGTTCCGCTGGGTCAGGCTGGACAATGGTAGCTACCGCGGAGCCTGGTACCACAATGGTCACGAGCAGTTGCAGGCGGTGCCCATCGAACCCATGCACTATGTCGACCGGCAGCAGCGTTTGACCGGCACGCTACGCCACGACCTTGACCCCTTCATTGCCAGCCAGCTTGCGCGTGCACCCATCGTTCCCGAGCACCTGGTTATCCCCTTGAGTCATCGATTGAACGCTTTGAACCGTCACGTCCCCACGCCCACTGCCGTGAGCACAGAACACATCGAAGACATCCCGCCAAGAGGACGACTGACGCTCGGTAGTCTCGAATTCAGCGCCTACATGCCCAAGACCGGCCGTATGCAGCGGCAGATGCAACACCGCGCCGCACTGGCGTTCGACTACGACGACCTGCGCGCCAGCGGTAACGACGAAAAACCGCTGACCCGCCTGGTCGGCAACACCAGCCAGCGCATCCGCCGCCAGCCGCAGGCCGAGCAGGCGCTGCGCAAGGTGGTGCGCGAACTGGGTTTCAAGGCCGCTACCCGACAAAGCAAGGCCCTGCCCGACAGCGCCGGCGAAATGTTTCAGCTACCCGACGACGAAGCCTGGCTGCGCTTTGCCCGCGAAGGCCTGCCACGCCTGCGCGCAGCCGGCTGGGACATCGACATCCACCGCGACTTCGCCTTCAACCTGCAAGAGGTGGACGATTGGTACGCAACCATCGACGAAGCCCCTGGCCATGAATGGTTCGACCTGGAACTGGGCATCGTGGTCGAAGGCCAGCGCCACAGCCTGTTGCCGATCGTGCTGCAACTACTACGCAGCAGCCCGGAACTGCTGCGACCCAGCGAGCTGGCCCGGCGCAGTGACGACGAGCACTTGCTGATCGACCTCAACCGCGGCCGCCTGGATGCCCCGGCCTTGCGCGTCGCCCTGCCTTATGGCCGGGTGAAATCAGTCATGGCCACCCTGGGTGAGCTTTACCTGCACGAGCATGCCGCTGGCCCCGCGGTGCGCCTGGAACGTGCCGACGCGGCGCGCCTGAACGAAATCGAAGGCCTGCCGCTGCTCTGGGAAGGCGGCCAGCATGTACGCGACCTTGGCCGCCGCCTGCGCGATGCCCGCGACCTGCACGTGGAACCACCAGCCGGGCTGCAGGCCAGCTTGCGGCCCTATCAGCAACAAGGCCTGAACTGGCTGCAGGCACTGCGAGAAATGGGCACCGGCGGCATCCTCGGTGACGACATGGGCCTGGGCAAGACGCTTCAGGCCCTTGCTCACCTGCTTCTGGAGAAACAGTCCGGGCGCATGAATGCTCCGGCCCTGGCGGTGATGCCCACCAGCCTGATACCCAACTGGCTGGACGAAGCCCAGCGCTTCGCACCCGACCTGCGCGTGCTGGCACTGCACGGGCCGGGGCGCAGCAAGCATTTTGCCAAGTTGCAGGAATACGACCTGGTCCTGACCACCTACGCGCTGATGCCCCGCGACCTCGAACACTTGCGCGCTCAGCCCTGGCATGTACTGGTGCTGGACGAAGCGCAGAACATCAAGAGCAGCACCAGCAAGGCCGCCCTTGCCGTCTGCGAGTTGCAGGCCGCCCAGCGTGTCTGCCTGACCGGCACGCCGATGGAGAACAACCTGGGCGAGCTGTGGTCGATCTTCCACTTCCTGATGCCCGGCTGGCTGGGTGACCTCAAGCGTTTCAACCAGGACTACCGCACGCCGATCGAGCGCCACGGCGACAGCGAGCGCATGGCCCACCTGGCCAGCCGCATCCGCCCGTTCCTGTTGCGCCGTACCAAGGAGCAGGTGGCCACAGAGCTGCCCGCCAAGACCGAAATGGTGCACTGGGTCGAACTCAGCGACGCCCAGCGCGATACCTACGAGGCCGTGCGGGTGGCCATGGACCAGAAAGTCCGCGACGAAATCGCCCGCAATGGTGCCGCGCGCAGCCAGATCGTGATCCTCGACGCGCTGCTCAAGCTGCGCCAGGTATGCTGCGACCTGCGTCTGGTCAAGGGCGTGGAAAGCAAAGGCAACCAGGCCGACAAGGGCAAGCTGGGTGCGCTGCTGGAAATGCTTGAAGAACTGCTTAGCGAAGGCCGCCGGGTGTTGCTGTTCTCGCAGTTCACCTCGATGCTGGCACTGATCGAACAGGAACTGGAGAAGCGCAAGATCCGCTACAGCCTGCTGACCGGCGACACCCGCGACCGGCGCACGCCGGTGCAACAGTTCCAGAAAGGTGACAGCGAGGTGTTCCTGATCAGCCTCAAAGCCGGTGGCGTGGGCTTGAACCTGACGGCGGCAGACACGGTGATCCACTACGACCCGTGGTGGAACCCGGCCAGTGAAAACCAGGCCACCGACCGCGCCTACCGCATTGGCCAGGACAAGCCGGTGTTCGTGTTCAAGCTGATTACCCGGGGCACGGTGGAAGAGAAAATCCAGCTGTTGCAGCAGGACAAAGCGGCGCTGGCGGCGAGCCTGCTGGATGGCGGGCAGGCCGGGCAATGGCGCATGGGCGATGAAGAAATCGAGGCTTTGTTTGCCCCCTTGCCCGGGAAGCGCGGCCGCTGA
- the nagZ gene encoding beta-N-acetylhexosaminidase has product MPVSLQGSLMVDIAGKWLTAEDRHLLRQPEVAGLIIFARNIDSPRQVRELCASIRAIRPELILAVDQEGGRVQRLRQGFVRLPAMRALADNDNAEYLAEQCGWLMATEVLAVGLDLSFAPVLDLDHQRSAVVGSRAFEGDPLRATQLAGAFIRGMNAAGMAACGKHFPGHGWAEADSHVAIPTDERSLEQLRQADLVPFTRLSGQLAAVMPAHVIYPQVDNQPAGFSRRWLQDILRGELGFDGVIFSDDLSMAGAHVVGDAASRIEAALSAGCDMGLVCNDRAAAELALSAAQRMKVKPSPRIARMRGQGFARTDYRQQPRWLEALGALREAQLVD; this is encoded by the coding sequence ATGCCCGTCAGCCTCCAAGGCTCCCTGATGGTGGATATCGCCGGTAAATGGCTGACCGCCGAAGACCGTCACCTGCTGCGCCAACCCGAAGTGGCCGGCCTGATCATCTTTGCCCGCAACATCGACAGCCCGCGCCAGGTGCGTGAGCTGTGTGCTTCCATTCGCGCCATCCGCCCCGAACTGATCCTGGCCGTGGACCAGGAGGGCGGCCGTGTGCAGCGCCTGCGTCAGGGCTTTGTCCGCTTGCCGGCGATGCGTGCGCTGGCTGACAACGACAATGCCGAATACCTGGCGGAGCAATGCGGCTGGTTGATGGCGACCGAGGTGCTGGCGGTTGGCCTGGACCTGAGCTTTGCCCCGGTGCTCGACCTGGACCACCAGCGCAGCGCTGTGGTCGGCAGCCGCGCCTTCGAGGGTGACCCGCTGCGTGCCACGCAATTGGCGGGGGCGTTCATCCGGGGGATGAACGCGGCGGGTATGGCCGCCTGTGGCAAGCACTTTCCGGGGCATGGCTGGGCCGAGGCGGACTCGCATGTGGCCATCCCTACCGATGAGCGCAGCCTTGAGCAATTGCGCCAGGCCGACCTGGTGCCATTCACGCGCCTCAGTGGGCAGCTGGCGGCGGTGATGCCGGCGCATGTCATCTACCCACAGGTTGACAACCAGCCTGCCGGCTTCTCGCGGCGCTGGCTGCAGGACATCCTGCGCGGCGAGCTGGGCTTTGACGGGGTGATCTTCAGTGATGACCTGTCGATGGCGGGTGCGCATGTGGTGGGTGATGCGGCCAGCCGTATCGAGGCAGCGTTGAGCGCAGGCTGTGACATGGGCCTGGTGTGCAATGACCGGGCGGCAGCGGAGCTGGCGCTGAGTGCGGCGCAGCGGATGAAGGTCAAGCCATCGCCGCGAATTGCGCGGATGCGTGGGCAGGGCTTTGCCCGTACCGATTATCGCCAGCAGCCAAGGTGGCTGGAGGCGCTGGGGGCGTTGCGCGAGGCGCAGTTGGTCGATTGA
- a CDS encoding TetR/AcrR family transcriptional regulator, whose translation MAQSETVERILDAAEQLFAERGFAETSLRLITSKAGVNLAAVNYHFGSKKALIQAVFSRFLGPFCASLERELERRQARPEHKPSLEELLEMLVEQALAVQPRSNNDLSIFMRLLGLAFSQSQGHLRRYLEDMYGKVFRRYMLLVNEAAPRIPPLELFWRVHFMLGAAAFSMSGIKALRAIAETDFGINTSIEQVMRLMVPFLAAGMRADSGVTDEAMATAQLRPRAKSGTATAKA comes from the coding sequence ATGGCCCAATCGGAAACCGTTGAACGCATTCTCGATGCTGCCGAGCAGTTGTTCGCGGAAAGGGGGTTCGCCGAGACCTCGTTGCGGCTGATTACCAGCAAGGCCGGGGTCAACCTGGCGGCCGTCAACTATCACTTCGGCTCCAAGAAAGCGCTGATCCAGGCGGTGTTCTCGCGCTTCCTCGGCCCGTTCTGCGCCAGCCTCGAAAGGGAGCTGGAGCGCCGCCAGGCAAGGCCTGAGCACAAACCCAGCCTTGAAGAGCTGCTGGAAATGCTGGTGGAGCAGGCACTGGCCGTACAGCCGCGCAGCAATAATGACCTGTCGATCTTCATGCGCCTGCTGGGCCTGGCCTTCAGCCAGAGCCAGGGCCACCTGCGGCGTTACCTGGAAGACATGTACGGCAAGGTGTTCCGCCGCTACATGCTGCTGGTCAACGAAGCCGCACCGCGTATTCCGCCACTGGAGCTGTTCTGGCGCGTGCATTTCATGCTCGGCGCTGCCGCCTTCAGCATGTCTGGTATCAAGGCGCTGCGGGCAATTGCCGAAACTGACTTCGGCATCAACACCTCGATCGAGCAGGTGATGCGCCTGATGGTGCCGTTCCTGGCCGCAGGTATGCGTGCCGACAGCGGCGTCACCGACGAGGCCATGGCCACCGCGCAATTGCGCCCGCGCGCCAAGAGCGGTACTGCCACGGCCAAGGCCTGA